A region from the Benincasa hispida cultivar B227 chromosome 8, ASM972705v1, whole genome shotgun sequence genome encodes:
- the LOC120082556 gene encoding 40S ribosomal protein S14-2-like, translating into MSGSRRKTREPKEETVTLGPSVREGEHVFGVAHIFASFNDTFIHVTDLSGRETLVRITGGMKVKADRDESSPYAAMLAAQDVSQRCKELGITALHIKLRATGGNKTKTPGPGAQSALRALARSGMRIGRIEDVTPIPTDSTRRKGGRRGRRL; encoded by the exons ATG TCTGGCTCAAGGAGGAAGACCAGGGAACCCAAGGAAGAAACTGTGACTCTTGGTCCTTCAGTGAGGGAAGGCGAGCATGTGTTTGGGGTGGCTCATatttttgcttcatttaacgATACATTTATT CATGTGACGGATCTTTCTGGGAGGGAAACTCTTGTCCGCATTACAg GTGGTATGAAGGTGAAAGCTGACAGGGATGAGTCCTCCCCATACGCAGCTATGCTTGCAGCACAGGATGTTTCTCAGAGATGCAAG GAACTCGGTATTACTGCCCTTCATATTAAACTTCGTGCTACTGGAGGAAACAAGACCAAAACACCTGGCCCAGGTGCCCAGTCTGCACTTCGTGCTCTTGCTCGTTCTGGAATGAGAATTGGACGCATAG AGGATGTGACTCCAATTCCAACAGATAGCACTCGCAGAAAGGgtggaagaagaggaagaaggctGTAA